One window of Amaranthus tricolor cultivar Red isolate AtriRed21 chromosome 13, ASM2621246v1, whole genome shotgun sequence genomic DNA carries:
- the LOC130798837 gene encoding uncharacterized protein LOC130798837: protein MKILKLIKILVQSILRAVQLELPKAEHRHCARHIYANWNKSFKGEELKLLFWTFVKAYNLANFEEAITEMEDVNPVAVDALRKCGPHLFFRSFVKLDGECDVILSNMVETFNNYIMNARSHHLIDMLEDIRTMLIKRLANKKEEGLKKWKEVDIENRTCTCKKWDLRGISCCHAVASIFYLHKELESYVDQCYTREAYLRTYEGNINPCIGERHWPKIDKLIDPPPIKIGPGRPRKNRIKDPHEDPK, encoded by the exons atgaaaatattgaaattgatcaaaataCTTGTACAGAGCATTTTGAGGGCAGTCCAGCTGGAGCTTCCAAAAGCTGAACATAGGCATTGTGCTAGGCACATCTACGCAAATTGGAACAAGTCATTCAAAGGAGAAGAGTTGAAATTACTGTTTTGGACATTTGTCAAAGCATACAACTTAGCTAATTTTGAGGAAGCAATTACTGAGATGGAGGATGTTAATCCGGTTGCTGTTGATGCCTTGAGGAAATGTGGTCCTCACTTGTTTTTTAGATCTTTTGTCAAACTAGATGGAGAGTGTGATGTTATTTTGAGCAATATGGTAGAAACTTTTAACAATTACATTATGAATGCTAGATCCCATCATTTAATAGATATGCTTGAAGATATTAGAACAATGCTAATAAAGAGGTTGGCTAATAAAAAGGAAGAGGGATTGAAGAAGTGGAAGG AGgttgatattgaaaatagaaCTTGTACTTGCAAGAAATGGGATTTAAGAGGGATTTCATGTTGTCATGCAGTTGCATCTATTTTTTACTTGCACAAGGAGCTTGAGTCATACGTTGATCAGTGCTACACTAGAGAGGCTTATTTGAGAACCTATGAAGGAAACATCAATCCTTGTATTGGCGAGAGGCATTGGCCTAAAATTGACAAACTGATCGATCCTCCTCCAATTAAGATTGGTCCTGGTAGACCACGAAAAAATAGAATCAAGGATCCGCATGAAGATCCTAAATAA
- the LOC130798097 gene encoding inositol-tetrakisphosphate 1-kinase 3-like isoform X1, whose translation MMLVEDMRMMVLMEDKRELKMEERKQEKQEKEKEKEEENKTKALMFKGFSEPSKLVVGYALTSKKTKSFLQPKLEVLARMKGITFVAIDIDKPLSEQGPFDVVLHKLIGKDWQQVLEDYRQTHPEVTVLDPPAAIQHLHNRQSMLQVVADLNLSDTYGNVDVPQQLVIKKDSLSIPLKVSKARLNLPLVVKPLIADGSAKSHELSLAYDQYSLQKLEPPLVLQEFVNHGGVLFKVFIVGEAIKVVRRFSLPNVTKRQLSRTSGVYRFPRVSCAVASADDADLDPNVAELPPRPLLEKLAKELRHRLGLQLFNLDIIREYGTRDNFYVIDINYFPGYGKMPEYEHIFTDFLLSLVQRKKVQ comes from the exons ATGATGCTGGTTGAGGATATGAGAATGATGGTATTAATGGAGGACAAAAGAGAATTAAAAATGGAGGAAAGAAAACAGGAAAaacaggaaaaagaaaaagaaaaagaggaggAAAACAAGACAAAGGCGCTGATGTTTAAAGGGTTTTCAGAACCTTCAAAACTCGTTGTTGGATATGCTCTTACATCAAAGAAAACCAAGAGTTTTTTACAACCCAAGCTTGAGGTTCTCGCTAG GATGAAGGGAATAACATTTGTTGCTATTGATATAGACAAACCTTTATCTGAACAAGGTCCATTTGACGTTGTATTGCACAAG TTAATTGGAAAGGACTGGCAGCAGGTTCTTGAG GATTACAGACAAACACATCCTGAAGTAACCGTGTTGGATCCACCAGCTGCCATACAACATTTACACAATCGACAGTCAATGCTGCAGGTTGTTGCTGACTTAAACCTCTCCGACACTTATG GGAATGTTGATGTCCCCCAACAATTGGTTATCAAAAAGGATTCGTTATCCATTCCGTTAAAAGTTTCCAAGGCAAGGTTAAACCTTCCGCTTG TTGTGAAGCCACTAATCGCTGATGGCAGTGCAAAATCCCACGAGTTATCACTTGCTTATGATCAGTATTCTCTACAAAAGCTAGAACCACCGCTCGTATTGCAGGAGTTTGTAAATCATG GTGGCGTGCTGTTTAAAGTTTTTATTGTAGGAGAAGCAATTAAAGTGGTGAGGCGGTTCTCACTCCCCAATGTTACTAAACGTCAACTGTCAAGAACCAGTGGTGTATATCGCTTCCCACGAGTCTCTTGTGCGGTTGCATCAGCGGATGATGCCGATTTAGATCCTAATGTTGCTG AGCTACCTCCCCGACCTTTGTTGGAAAAACTAGCGAAAGAACTAAGACATCGACTG GGTCTCCAGCTTTTCAATTTAGACATTATACGCGAATATGGGACCCGCGATAACTTTTATGTTATTGATATAAACTACTTTCCTG GTTACGGTAAGATGCCAGAGTATGAGCATATATTCACGGACTTCCTACTGAGCCTTGTACAGAGGAAAAAAGTACAATAA
- the LOC130798097 gene encoding inositol-tetrakisphosphate 1-kinase 3-like isoform X2 — protein MTWEDYRQTHPEVTVLDPPAAIQHLHNRQSMLQVVADLNLSDTYGNVDVPQQLVIKKDSLSIPLKVSKARLNLPLVVKPLIADGSAKSHELSLAYDQYSLQKLEPPLVLQEFVNHGGVLFKVFIVGEAIKVVRRFSLPNVTKRQLSRTSGVYRFPRVSCAVASADDADLDPNVAELPPRPLLEKLAKELRHRLGLQLFNLDIIREYGTRDNFYVIDINYFPGYGKMPEYEHIFTDFLLSLVQRKKVQ, from the exons ATGACATGGGAG GATTACAGACAAACACATCCTGAAGTAACCGTGTTGGATCCACCAGCTGCCATACAACATTTACACAATCGACAGTCAATGCTGCAGGTTGTTGCTGACTTAAACCTCTCCGACACTTATG GGAATGTTGATGTCCCCCAACAATTGGTTATCAAAAAGGATTCGTTATCCATTCCGTTAAAAGTTTCCAAGGCAAGGTTAAACCTTCCGCTTG TTGTGAAGCCACTAATCGCTGATGGCAGTGCAAAATCCCACGAGTTATCACTTGCTTATGATCAGTATTCTCTACAAAAGCTAGAACCACCGCTCGTATTGCAGGAGTTTGTAAATCATG GTGGCGTGCTGTTTAAAGTTTTTATTGTAGGAGAAGCAATTAAAGTGGTGAGGCGGTTCTCACTCCCCAATGTTACTAAACGTCAACTGTCAAGAACCAGTGGTGTATATCGCTTCCCACGAGTCTCTTGTGCGGTTGCATCAGCGGATGATGCCGATTTAGATCCTAATGTTGCTG AGCTACCTCCCCGACCTTTGTTGGAAAAACTAGCGAAAGAACTAAGACATCGACTG GGTCTCCAGCTTTTCAATTTAGACATTATACGCGAATATGGGACCCGCGATAACTTTTATGTTATTGATATAAACTACTTTCCTG GTTACGGTAAGATGCCAGAGTATGAGCATATATTCACGGACTTCCTACTGAGCCTTGTACAGAGGAAAAAAGTACAATAA